One genomic region from Thiohalorhabdus denitrificans encodes:
- a CDS encoding DUF4845 domain-containing protein, producing MTTWRAQSGFGVWSVLFWLAFVGVVAWLGARVFPLYYEYWAISQVFQEQVQKGSLYESRGELRREVVDKLEFEDVDRLERSEIQVEKKPTGQYRVFAEYQVAVPLSSTIQVVFTFSPEATEGG from the coding sequence ATGACGACTTGGCGCGCGCAGAGCGGCTTTGGCGTGTGGAGCGTACTGTTCTGGCTGGCCTTCGTGGGCGTGGTGGCGTGGCTCGGGGCGCGGGTCTTCCCGCTGTACTACGAGTACTGGGCCATCAGCCAGGTCTTCCAGGAACAGGTCCAGAAGGGCTCGCTCTACGAATCCCGCGGCGAGCTGCGGCGGGAGGTGGTCGACAAGCTCGAGTTCGAGGACGTGGACCGCCTGGAACGCTCGGAGATCCAGGTGGAGAAAAAGCCGACCGGACAATACCGGGTGTTCGCGGAGTATCAGGTAGCGGTTCCCCTGTCCTCAACGATTCAAGTGGTGTTCACCTTTAGCCCGGAGGCAACCGAGGGTGGATGA
- the recO gene encoding DNA repair protein RecO, translating to MTASAPQNAYVLHRRPYRETSLLVELFSERDGRVGVVARGGRKPRKGGPVLEPFRPLEVAWTGRGELRNLAGAEAAGPAAALRGEALYLGLYLNELLVRLCPRFDPYPRVFGVYEHALAALAGGERDVPLRRLERCLVEDLGVAPDWERCAGCGAPVEAAERYAWEAERGLLCGSCSPAESAFPGRAVRFLAGAEGDPAPEDRRRARDLMRAVLGPYLGPRPLESRALLQSLRRKGGRS from the coding sequence GTGACCGCCTCCGCACCGCAGAACGCCTACGTACTCCACCGGCGCCCCTACCGCGAGACCAGCCTCCTGGTGGAGCTGTTCTCCGAGCGCGACGGCCGGGTGGGGGTGGTGGCCCGGGGCGGACGCAAACCGCGCAAGGGGGGACCGGTCCTGGAGCCCTTCCGCCCCCTGGAAGTCGCTTGGACGGGGCGCGGCGAGCTCCGCAACCTGGCGGGGGCGGAGGCGGCCGGGCCGGCCGCCGCCCTGCGGGGCGAGGCCCTGTACCTCGGCCTGTACCTGAACGAGCTGCTGGTCCGCCTGTGCCCCCGCTTCGACCCTTATCCCCGGGTGTTCGGGGTCTACGAGCACGCCCTGGCCGCCCTGGCGGGCGGAGAACGGGATGTTCCGCTCCGTCGCCTCGAGCGCTGCCTGGTCGAGGACCTGGGGGTTGCCCCCGACTGGGAGCGCTGCGCGGGCTGCGGGGCGCCGGTGGAGGCCGCGGAGCGCTACGCCTGGGAGGCGGAGCGCGGCCTCCTGTGCGGTTCCTGCAGCCCCGCCGAGTCGGCCTTCCCCGGTCGGGCGGTGCGGTTCCTGGCCGGGGCCGAGGGGGATCCCGCCCCGGAAGACCGCCGCCGGGCCCGCGACCTGATGCGGGCGGTCCTCGGCCCGTACCTGGGCCCCCGTCCCCTGGAAAGCCGGGCCCTCCTCCAAAGCTTGCGCCGCAAGGGCGGCCGGTCCTGA
- a CDS encoding SoxR reducing system RseC family protein: MIEAEATVVAVNDGEVEVEASTDGGGCGSCHSAGGCGGGRTILGTRPGAATRLRVAADLAVGPGDRVVVGLPEGGYLRASVALYLVPLLGMFGGAGIAEGVLGRLFSGGAPEILTLVAGLAGLGGGFLWQRGFGRRLASDPSRRPRIIRRAPGSEQPSTCRPLSSPGAGA; encoded by the coding sequence GTGATCGAGGCCGAGGCCACGGTGGTTGCCGTGAACGACGGGGAGGTGGAGGTGGAGGCCTCCACCGACGGCGGGGGGTGCGGGAGCTGCCACTCCGCCGGGGGGTGTGGCGGCGGGCGCACCATCCTGGGCACGCGTCCTGGGGCCGCGACCCGCCTGCGCGTCGCCGCGGACCTGGCCGTGGGGCCGGGGGACCGGGTGGTCGTCGGCCTGCCCGAAGGCGGCTATCTGCGCGCCTCGGTGGCGCTCTACCTCGTGCCCCTGCTGGGCATGTTCGGCGGTGCAGGGATTGCCGAGGGCGTGCTCGGCCGCCTCTTTTCCGGAGGCGCCCCGGAGATCCTCACCCTCGTGGCCGGCCTGGCGGGGCTGGGGGGCGGGTTCCTGTGGCAGCGCGGCTTCGGCCGTCGGTTGGCCAGCGATCCCTCCCGGCGTCCGCGCATCATCCGGCGTGCCCCCGGCAGCGAGCAGCCGTCCACCTGCCGTCCCCTTTCGTCACCGGGCGCGGGCGCCTGA
- a CDS encoding DegQ family serine endoprotease, with protein MQRQSSRGMAAWAFFLLCLLMMAPATSSAQKAGLPDFTTIVEDQGKAVVNISTTQKVQGGGQPNLPPQFEGTPFEEFFQRFFGDMPRREYETQSLGSGFIISQDGYIVTNAHVIKNATEIVVQLTNRQQYQAEVVGKDETLDVALLKVDAEDLPTVEAGDPEELSVGEWVVAIGSPFGFENSVTAGIVSAKGRSLPTDNYVNFIQTDVAVNPGNSGGPLFNLDGKVVGINAQIYSQSGGFMGLSFAIPIDVAMDAVRQIQEHGEVQRGWLGVYIQDVSPDLAESFGMDKPVGALVARVVEDSPAAESGLRSGDVIVEVDGEEVRTSGGLPPKIGRIRPGSEATLTVVRDGERQEIEVTVGSQDRARQAGAEEHPEEVLGMRVRPVAEEDRRDLGLPEGQGVQVARVTGEPARSAGVRQGDIILKLGNRTVEDPASMARLVAELPSGRVVPMLVRRGQGALFLPIRIP; from the coding sequence ATGCAACGCCAGAGCTCCAGAGGGATGGCCGCGTGGGCGTTTTTCCTTCTGTGTCTCCTGATGATGGCCCCCGCCACCTCTTCGGCCCAGAAGGCCGGGCTCCCGGACTTCACCACCATCGTGGAAGACCAGGGGAAGGCGGTGGTGAACATCAGCACCACGCAAAAGGTGCAGGGTGGGGGGCAGCCCAACCTCCCTCCCCAGTTCGAGGGGACCCCCTTCGAGGAGTTCTTCCAGCGCTTCTTCGGGGACATGCCCCGGCGGGAATACGAGACCCAATCCCTGGGCTCCGGCTTCATCATCTCCCAGGACGGTTACATCGTCACCAACGCCCACGTCATCAAGAACGCCACCGAGATCGTGGTGCAGCTCACCAACCGCCAGCAGTACCAGGCCGAGGTGGTGGGCAAGGACGAGACCCTCGACGTGGCCCTGCTCAAGGTGGACGCCGAGGACCTGCCCACGGTGGAGGCGGGGGACCCCGAGGAGCTGAGCGTGGGCGAGTGGGTGGTGGCCATCGGTTCCCCCTTTGGGTTCGAGAACAGCGTCACCGCCGGCATCGTCAGCGCCAAGGGGCGCAGCCTGCCCACCGACAACTACGTCAACTTCATCCAGACCGACGTGGCTGTGAACCCGGGCAATTCCGGCGGGCCGCTTTTCAACCTGGACGGCAAGGTGGTGGGCATCAACGCCCAGATCTATTCCCAGTCGGGCGGCTTCATGGGCCTGTCCTTCGCCATCCCCATCGACGTGGCCATGGACGCGGTGCGCCAGATCCAGGAGCATGGCGAGGTTCAGCGCGGTTGGCTGGGCGTATATATTCAGGACGTCTCGCCGGATCTGGCCGAGTCCTTCGGGATGGACAAGCCGGTGGGCGCCCTGGTCGCCCGCGTGGTGGAGGACAGCCCCGCGGCGGAGAGCGGGCTGCGGTCCGGGGACGTGATCGTCGAGGTGGACGGCGAGGAGGTCCGTACCTCGGGCGGCCTGCCGCCCAAGATCGGGCGCATCCGGCCCGGCTCCGAGGCCACCCTCACGGTGGTACGCGACGGGGAGCGCCAGGAGATCGAGGTGACCGTGGGCTCGCAGGACCGGGCCCGGCAGGCCGGCGCCGAGGAGCACCCGGAGGAGGTGCTCGGCATGCGGGTGCGGCCCGTTGCCGAGGAGGACCGACGCGACCTGGGCCTCCCCGAGGGGCAGGGCGTGCAGGTTGCCCGGGTGACCGGGGAGCCGGCGCGATCGGCCGGGGTGCGCCAGGGGGACATCATCCTGAAGCTGGGTAACCGCACGGTGGAGGATCCGGCAAGCATGGCGCGGCTCGTCGCCGAGCTGCCCTCCGGCCGGGTGGTGCCCATGCTGGTGCGGCGCGGGCAGGGGGCGCTATTCCTGCCGATCCGGATCCCCTGA
- a CDS encoding ComEA family DNA-binding protein — MRQHLIALVLGLAACLPVAGQAAEPLDINEANAEELTALNGVGEVLAERIVTYREDNDGFDSVAELEEVNGIGAKTLESLQEGVTVGD; from the coding sequence ATGCGCCAGCATCTGATTGCACTTGTCCTCGGCCTCGCCGCCTGCCTGCCCGTGGCCGGTCAGGCCGCCGAGCCGCTGGACATCAACGAGGCCAACGCCGAGGAGCTCACCGCCCTGAACGGTGTTGGCGAGGTGCTGGCCGAGCGCATCGTGACCTACCGCGAGGACAATGACGGTTTCGACTCCGTGGCCGAGCTGGAAGAGGTGAACGGAATCGGGGCCAAGACCCTCGAAAGCCTGCAGGAAGGGGTGACGGTAGGGGACTGA
- a CDS encoding MucB/RseB C-terminal domain-containing protein, producing MVRLSLLPHLAVLLAAVAVSSAEAREDLEAQVERMIQAARGMTYEGILVHGTSVGVESMRLYHRGEPDGGFRERLVMLTGPARELVREVDGVKRYHPEIGQVIAGPRRSGTAIFKLAEKDLQRVRDHYRLTAGPSGRVAGREARAVEFRAGDGQRFTYRVWRDKATDLPLQTEVLSEDGQVMETFTFAAVSPDGVLDDGDLQLEVPAGTRQLERRELGREEHPSVLEGMQLPPGFRLDARFEVPGKEGGTHFFYTDGLATLSLFLERVEDGSRQGSEVGEILQRGALHACSVHHERYRVTLLGELPGPALRKIATSLIKPADEES from the coding sequence ATGGTGCGGTTATCCCTGCTTCCCCATCTTGCTGTCCTGCTGGCGGCCGTCGCCGTCTCCAGCGCCGAGGCCCGGGAAGACCTGGAAGCGCAGGTGGAGCGCATGATCCAGGCCGCCCGCGGCATGACCTACGAAGGAATCCTCGTCCACGGGACGTCCGTGGGGGTGGAGTCCATGCGGCTGTACCACCGGGGAGAGCCCGATGGCGGTTTCCGCGAGCGGCTGGTGATGCTGACCGGGCCCGCGCGGGAGCTGGTGCGCGAGGTGGACGGGGTCAAGCGCTACCACCCCGAGATCGGCCAGGTCATCGCCGGGCCCCGGCGGAGCGGAACGGCCATCTTCAAGCTGGCCGAGAAGGATCTCCAGCGGGTCCGGGACCACTACCGGCTGACAGCGGGCCCGAGCGGGCGCGTGGCCGGCCGGGAGGCCCGGGCCGTGGAGTTCCGGGCCGGGGACGGCCAGCGCTTCACCTACCGGGTCTGGCGCGACAAGGCCACAGATCTGCCGCTGCAGACGGAGGTGCTGTCCGAGGACGGCCAGGTCATGGAGACCTTCACCTTCGCCGCCGTTTCCCCCGACGGGGTCCTGGATGACGGGGATCTGCAGCTGGAGGTGCCCGCGGGCACCCGCCAGTTGGAGCGCCGGGAGCTGGGCCGGGAGGAGCATCCTTCCGTATTGGAAGGCATGCAGCTCCCGCCCGGCTTCCGGCTAGATGCCCGCTTCGAGGTGCCCGGGAAGGAAGGGGGGACCCATTTCTTCTACACCGACGGGCTGGCCACCCTGTCGCTGTTCCTGGAGCGGGTGGAGGACGGGTCCCGGCAGGGCAGCGAGGTGGGGGAGATCCTCCAGCGTGGCGCCCTGCATGCCTGCTCCGTGCACCATGAGCGCTACCGCGTGACGCTCCTGGGCGAGCTTCCTGGGCCCGCCCTCCGGAAGATCGCCACGAGCCTGATCAAGCCGGCCGATGAGGAGTCCTGA
- the lepB gene encoding signal peptidase I, whose translation MNFTLLLVVLLLATGAVWLGGWLYQRLRKRGGEGRPVVVEYARSLFPVILVVLLIRSFVVEPFKIPSGSMLPTLRIGDFILVNKFEYGLRVPLVGYKLTDGSPPERGDVIVFQFPEDRSVDYIKRIVAVPGDRLAFRDDTLMVNGKPVPRSADGRFTYREPRGGTVYAERFEERTEEHRYHVLYTENRQGRSINDPIQVPEGRYFVMGDNRDNSNDSRYWGTVPERNILGEAFMVWWSWDGRANAPRWGRLGEWVD comes from the coding sequence ATGAATTTCACCCTGTTGCTCGTGGTCCTGCTCCTGGCCACCGGGGCGGTGTGGCTGGGCGGGTGGCTCTACCAGCGCCTGCGCAAGCGCGGCGGGGAAGGGCGCCCGGTGGTGGTGGAGTACGCCCGCTCCCTGTTCCCCGTGATCCTGGTGGTGCTGCTGATCCGCTCCTTCGTAGTGGAGCCCTTCAAGATCCCCTCGGGGTCCATGCTGCCCACCCTGCGGATCGGCGACTTCATCCTGGTGAACAAGTTCGAATATGGCTTGCGGGTGCCCCTGGTGGGCTACAAGCTTACCGACGGCAGCCCTCCCGAGCGCGGGGACGTGATCGTCTTCCAGTTCCCCGAGGATCGGAGCGTGGACTACATCAAGCGCATCGTCGCCGTTCCCGGGGACCGGCTGGCGTTCCGGGACGACACCCTGATGGTCAACGGCAAGCCCGTGCCCCGCTCCGCGGACGGCCGCTTCACCTATCGGGAGCCGCGCGGGGGCACGGTGTACGCGGAGCGCTTCGAGGAGCGCACCGAAGAGCACCGCTACCATGTGCTCTATACCGAGAACCGCCAGGGGCGCAGCATCAACGACCCCATCCAGGTTCCGGAAGGCCGGTATTTCGTGATGGGGGACAACCGGGACAATAGCAACGACAGCCGCTATTGGGGCACGGTCCCGGAGCGCAACATCCTCGGCGAGGCGTTCATGGTCTGGTGGTCCTGGGACGGGCGGGCGAATGCCCCGCGCTGGGGCCGTCTGGGGGAATGGGTCGACTAG
- the era gene encoding GTPase Era yields the protein MTEKAEFRSGMVALVGRPNVGKSTLMNAVLGEKVSIVSRRPQTTRHRLLGVHTTGDHQMVFVDTPGIHQSKKKINQYMVQAALSALEGVDAVVFVVEALKWTEGDAAILERLGEVGTPVIAVVNKVDRVSPREKLLPYLEELQGRFPFAALVPLSAEKGDNLDSLLGELEVRLPEGPPLFPEDQITDRSLRFLCAELIREQVFHQLGEEVPYATEVQVEHFQEEEGLVRINANILVEREGQKAIVLGRQGRRIKAIGTQARLAIEHLLEARVHLELFVRVREGWTGDDRALRELGYEG from the coding sequence ATGACTGAGAAGGCGGAGTTCCGCAGCGGCATGGTAGCCCTGGTGGGCCGACCCAACGTGGGCAAGTCCACCCTGATGAACGCCGTCCTTGGGGAGAAGGTGTCCATTGTCTCCCGGCGGCCCCAGACCACCCGCCATCGCCTCCTGGGGGTGCATACCACCGGGGACCATCAGATGGTCTTCGTGGACACCCCCGGCATCCACCAGTCCAAAAAGAAGATCAACCAGTACATGGTCCAGGCCGCCCTGAGCGCCCTGGAGGGGGTGGACGCGGTGGTCTTCGTGGTGGAGGCCCTGAAGTGGACGGAGGGGGACGCGGCCATCCTGGAGCGGCTGGGGGAGGTGGGCACCCCGGTGATCGCCGTGGTCAACAAGGTGGACCGGGTGTCCCCCCGCGAGAAGCTGCTGCCCTATCTGGAGGAGCTGCAGGGCCGCTTCCCCTTCGCCGCCCTGGTCCCCCTGTCCGCGGAGAAGGGGGACAACCTGGATTCCCTCCTGGGCGAGCTGGAGGTGCGCCTTCCGGAGGGCCCGCCCCTGTTCCCGGAGGACCAGATCACGGACCGCAGCCTGCGCTTCCTGTGCGCCGAGCTCATCCGCGAGCAGGTGTTCCATCAGCTCGGCGAGGAGGTGCCCTACGCCACCGAGGTCCAGGTGGAGCACTTCCAGGAGGAAGAGGGCCTGGTACGCATCAACGCCAACATCCTGGTGGAGCGGGAGGGGCAGAAGGCCATCGTCCTGGGCCGCCAGGGCCGGCGCATCAAGGCCATCGGCACCCAGGCGCGGCTGGCCATCGAGCACCTCCTGGAGGCCCGCGTCCATCTGGAGCTGTTCGTACGCGTCCGCGAAGGGTGGACCGGGGACGACCGGGCCCTGCGCGAGCTGGGCTACGAGGGCTGA
- a CDS encoding sigma-E factor negative regulatory protein codes for MGSCDFEAVSAMVDGELSENECDAVIEHLNQCRDCCRLFERFHTTRTLMRGEGEIVVPEGFCERVAAAIAEEAPAAGREEGGRAGRSASSRGAFPAQWGWLATAASVAGVAVAGALLWSQTATGPTSGPEPSSTLADSGASASDPAEPSGLQTASETEKSMATIQRYLPEHSSLVPSGPEARFQRTSLEVNER; via the coding sequence ATGGGGTCCTGTGACTTTGAAGCCGTTTCCGCGATGGTGGACGGTGAGCTGAGCGAGAACGAGTGCGACGCGGTCATCGAGCATCTGAATCAATGTCGGGACTGCTGCCGCCTGTTCGAGCGGTTCCACACCACCCGGACCCTGATGCGCGGCGAAGGCGAGATTGTCGTCCCCGAGGGGTTCTGTGAGCGCGTGGCCGCCGCCATAGCCGAGGAGGCCCCTGCCGCCGGCCGCGAGGAGGGAGGCCGCGCGGGTCGGTCCGCATCGAGCCGCGGGGCCTTCCCCGCCCAGTGGGGCTGGCTGGCCACCGCCGCCAGCGTGGCCGGTGTGGCGGTGGCCGGGGCGCTGCTCTGGTCCCAGACCGCCACAGGGCCCACCTCCGGTCCCGAACCTTCCTCCACCCTGGCCGATTCCGGCGCCAGCGCCTCCGATCCCGCCGAGCCCTCCGGGCTGCAGACCGCTTCCGAAACCGAAAAGAGCATGGCGACCATCCAGCGGTACCTGCCCGAGCACTCCAGTCTGGTCCCGAGCGGCCCCGAGGCCCGGTTCCAGCGAACGAGTCTCGAGGTCAACGAGCGCTGA
- the acpS gene encoding holo-ACP synthase yields MILGMGNDLVDVRRIRRALERNGDRLLRRLFTEEERQAAGERKDLGLYVASRFAAKEAAAKALGTGIHQGVRFRDLEVRRAPGRPPELHLHGRAADHGRHLGVLRSHLSLSDEGDYALATVILEG; encoded by the coding sequence GTGATCCTGGGGATGGGCAACGACCTGGTGGACGTCCGGCGCATCCGTCGGGCCCTGGAGCGCAACGGGGACCGTTTGCTCCGGCGGCTGTTCACGGAGGAAGAGCGCCAAGCCGCCGGGGAGCGCAAGGACCTGGGCCTCTACGTGGCCTCCCGCTTCGCCGCCAAGGAGGCGGCGGCCAAGGCGCTGGGAACGGGGATCCACCAGGGGGTCCGCTTCCGCGACCTGGAGGTGCGCCGGGCCCCGGGGCGCCCCCCGGAGCTGCACCTGCATGGCAGGGCGGCGGACCATGGCCGGCACCTCGGGGTGCTGCGGTCCCACCTGAGCCTGTCCGACGAGGGAGACTACGCCCTGGCCACGGTGATCCTGGAGGGGTGA
- the pdxJ gene encoding pyridoxine 5'-phosphate synthase, giving the protein MIELGVNIDHVATLRQARLTSYPEPLHAALEAERAGADGITAHLREDRRHIQERDIRYLAETVQTKLNLEMAMTEEMVAIAEDVRPADCCLVPERRAELTTEGGLDVASQVSAAQWACERLARAGVRVSLFVDPDPAQLEAAAKAGAPVVELHTGAYANAATREERERELERIEAAVARAHGLGLRVHAGHGLDYVNVEPIAALSGVRELNIGHAIVARAIFDGLGQAVREMKRLMREAAPSHGT; this is encoded by the coding sequence ATGATCGAGCTCGGTGTCAATATCGACCACGTCGCCACCCTCCGCCAGGCCCGCCTGACCTCCTACCCGGAGCCGCTCCATGCGGCCCTGGAGGCGGAGCGGGCCGGGGCGGACGGCATTACGGCGCATCTCCGCGAGGACCGGCGGCATATCCAGGAGCGGGACATCCGCTACCTGGCGGAGACGGTGCAGACCAAGCTCAATCTCGAGATGGCCATGACCGAGGAGATGGTGGCCATTGCCGAGGACGTGCGTCCGGCCGATTGCTGCCTGGTGCCGGAGCGGCGGGCGGAGCTCACCACCGAGGGGGGCCTGGACGTGGCCTCCCAGGTGAGCGCCGCGCAATGGGCCTGCGAGCGGCTGGCGCGGGCGGGGGTGCGGGTCTCGCTGTTCGTCGACCCGGATCCCGCCCAGCTGGAGGCGGCCGCCAAGGCCGGTGCCCCGGTGGTGGAGCTGCACACCGGCGCCTACGCCAACGCGGCGACACGGGAAGAGCGCGAGCGGGAGTTGGAGCGCATCGAGGCCGCCGTGGCCCGGGCCCACGGGCTGGGCCTCCGCGTGCACGCCGGGCACGGCCTGGACTACGTCAACGTGGAGCCCATCGCTGCCCTGTCCGGGGTGCGGGAGCTGAACATCGGCCACGCCATCGTCGCGCGGGCCATCTTCGACGGGCTGGGCCAGGCGGTGCGGGAGATGAAGCGCCTGATGCGGGAAGCGGCCCCCTCCCACGGAACCTGA
- the rnc gene encoding ribonuclease III, which produces MDEATLQARIGYSFQDPDLLRRALTHRSAGPQNNERQEFLGDAALNFTVASWLYERFPQEREGVLSRLRARLVCTEALAEIAEELELGKLVYLGPGERKAGGHRRESILADSVEALLGAVLLDGGVEAMQGVIHRLWEGRIADLDPRSVNKDPKTRLQEHLQSQGQPLPEYQLVEAVGADHQRLFYIECTVVGYDPVRGEGSSKRRAEQEAAQRMLACIGVEDD; this is translated from the coding sequence GTGGATGAGGCGACCTTACAGGCGCGAATCGGCTACTCCTTCCAGGACCCCGACCTGCTCCGTCGGGCCCTGACCCATCGTTCGGCGGGGCCCCAGAACAACGAGCGGCAGGAGTTCCTGGGGGATGCCGCCCTGAACTTCACCGTGGCGAGCTGGCTGTACGAGCGGTTCCCGCAGGAGCGGGAAGGGGTGCTGTCGCGCCTGCGGGCCCGGCTGGTGTGCACCGAGGCCCTGGCTGAGATCGCCGAGGAGCTGGAGCTGGGCAAGCTGGTCTACCTCGGTCCCGGCGAGCGCAAGGCCGGCGGCCACCGGCGGGAGTCCATCCTGGCGGACAGCGTGGAAGCCCTGCTGGGCGCGGTGCTTCTGGACGGGGGGGTGGAGGCCATGCAGGGGGTGATCCACCGCCTGTGGGAGGGGCGAATAGCGGATCTGGATCCCCGCTCCGTGAACAAGGACCCCAAGACGCGGCTGCAGGAGCACCTGCAGAGCCAGGGGCAGCCCCTCCCCGAGTACCAGCTGGTGGAGGCGGTGGGCGCCGACCACCAGCGCCTGTTCTACATTGAATGCACGGTGGTGGGCTACGATCCCGTGCGAGGCGAGGGCAGCAGCAAGCGGCGCGCCGAGCAGGAGGCGGCCCAGCGCATGCTGGCCTGCATAGGTGTCGAGGATGACTGA
- the lepA gene encoding translation elongation factor 4, translating to MKLDNIRNFSIIAHIDHGKSTLADRFIQECGGLADREMADQVLDGMDLERERGITIKAQSVRLLYTADDGETYTLNLIDTPGHVDFSYEVSRSLVACEGALLVVDASQGVEAQSVANTYQAVEYDLEVIPVLNKIDLPSAEPERVKGEIEEVIGIEAEDAVEASAKEGIGIREILERLVRDVPPPEGDPEGPAKALVVDSWYDKYQGAVALVRVMNGSIRKGQRIQMMATGRTFTVGTVGVMTPKPVELDSLEAGGVGFVIAGIKDVDGAKVGDTITDAERPAPEPLPGFQEVKPQVFAGLYPTESDQYEELRDALAKLRLNDSSLQYEPETSHALGFGFRCGFLGKLHMEIIQERLEREYDLDLITTAPTVVYLVHTHTGETVRVENPAELPEVGEIESIEEPFMLANILVPQSQVGEVIRLAEEKRGRQKNLHYTNAGQVMVTYELPMNEVVTDFFERLKSMTSGYASIDYELSGYQASDLVRLDILVNEDRVDALSLIVHRDQAYYRGRELAKKLKDMIPRQMFDIAIQASLGSRVIARETVKALRKNVTAKCYGGDVTRKRKLMEKQKEGKKRMKQVGSVTIPQEAFLAALSVDEE from the coding sequence TTGAAGCTCGACAACATTCGCAACTTTTCCATCATCGCCCACATCGACCACGGCAAGTCCACCCTGGCCGACCGCTTCATCCAGGAGTGCGGCGGGCTCGCCGATCGGGAGATGGCCGACCAGGTCCTGGACGGCATGGACCTGGAGCGGGAGCGCGGCATCACCATCAAGGCGCAGAGCGTGCGGCTGCTCTACACCGCCGATGACGGTGAGACCTACACCCTCAACCTCATCGATACCCCGGGCCACGTGGACTTCTCCTACGAGGTGTCCCGTTCCCTGGTGGCCTGCGAGGGGGCCTTGCTGGTGGTGGACGCCTCCCAGGGGGTGGAAGCCCAGAGCGTGGCCAACACCTACCAGGCGGTGGAGTACGACCTCGAGGTGATCCCCGTCCTCAACAAGATCGATCTGCCCAGCGCCGAGCCGGAACGGGTCAAGGGGGAGATCGAGGAGGTGATCGGCATCGAGGCGGAGGACGCCGTGGAGGCCAGCGCCAAGGAGGGCATCGGCATCCGCGAGATCCTCGAGCGCCTGGTGCGCGACGTGCCGCCGCCGGAAGGGGATCCCGAGGGGCCCGCCAAGGCCCTGGTGGTGGATTCCTGGTACGACAAGTACCAGGGGGCGGTGGCGCTGGTGCGGGTCATGAACGGGTCCATCCGCAAGGGCCAGCGCATCCAGATGATGGCCACCGGGCGCACCTTCACGGTGGGCACGGTGGGCGTGATGACCCCCAAGCCGGTGGAGCTGGACAGCCTGGAGGCAGGAGGGGTGGGCTTCGTCATCGCCGGGATCAAGGACGTGGACGGCGCCAAGGTGGGGGATACCATCACCGACGCCGAACGTCCCGCCCCGGAGCCCTTGCCCGGGTTCCAGGAGGTCAAGCCGCAGGTCTTCGCCGGCCTCTATCCCACCGAGTCCGACCAGTACGAGGAACTGCGCGACGCCCTGGCCAAGCTGCGGCTCAACGACTCCAGCCTGCAGTACGAGCCGGAGACCTCCCACGCCCTGGGCTTCGGCTTTCGCTGCGGCTTCCTCGGCAAGCTCCACATGGAGATCATCCAGGAGCGCCTGGAGCGGGAGTACGACCTCGATCTGATCACCACCGCGCCGACAGTGGTGTACCTGGTCCACACCCATACCGGGGAGACCGTGCGGGTGGAGAACCCGGCGGAGCTGCCCGAGGTGGGCGAGATCGAGTCCATCGAGGAGCCCTTCATGCTCGCCAACATCCTGGTGCCGCAGAGCCAGGTGGGCGAGGTGATCCGGTTGGCGGAGGAGAAGCGGGGCCGGCAGAAGAACCTGCACTACACCAACGCCGGCCAGGTGATGGTGACCTACGAGCTGCCCATGAACGAGGTGGTCACGGACTTCTTCGAGCGGCTCAAGTCCATGACCTCCGGCTACGCCTCCATCGACTACGAGCTCAGCGGCTACCAGGCCTCGGACCTGGTGCGCCTGGACATCCTGGTGAACGAGGACCGGGTGGACGCCCTGTCCCTGATCGTGCACCGCGACCAGGCCTACTACCGTGGCCGCGAGCTGGCCAAGAAGCTCAAGGATATGATCCCGCGGCAGATGTTCGACATCGCCATCCAGGCTTCCCTCGGCTCCCGGGTGATCGCGCGGGAGACGGTGAAGGCCCTGCGCAAGAACGTGACGGCCAAGTGCTACGGCGGCGATGTGACCCGCAAGCGCAAGCTCATGGAGAAGCAGAAGGAAGGGAAGAAGCGCATGAAGCAGGTGGGCTCGGTGACCATTCCCCAGGAGGCGTTCCTGGCGGCCCTGTCAGTGGATGAAGAATGA